The genomic DNA attttttctccttttcgTCCAAGATTGACAGCTCTAAACGAATATTGATTACTTTCGTCATATTTCTGATAATAATAGGATTCATGATACTCATGGCTTGGTTATTGATTCGAgttctttccaagaaacCTAATGCGTCTCCAGTGCCGGGGAATACTGCTCTTCCCAAAGACACATTTGAgtcatatttttcttatttgttATACGAAATCACTCAATTTCCACCATTCGTGCTTTCTTTCGTGGTACTGATAATTTTGATTGTGTCAGCTGAAAACTGCAATGTTCACTCCTTTTACGTCCTACTTTTTGTGTGGTTGTTTATAGCAGACTTCTTAGGTTTAGGTTATTCGGTGTTTAGATTTAATGCCGGGAGCTTCGACGACAATTGTGATACAAAACTTTTACTGGAGGTAATAACACGTAAACCAGCAGTAAAAGGGAAGGAATGGAGAACTATCACATACAACATGAATCAATATTTGTTTGACAATGGATTATGGGATACCCCATACTATTTCTACAGTGAAAACAATTGTTACCGCTATTTTATAAACCttattgaaagaaaacatctATATTCACAATCAGACACCACGGCTATCGGTGCACAGTGGGATGTGCTAGAAAGTGAAACCTCGGAAGATGCACCTAAATCGTATGTCTCTAGTTCCAAGTCGGATCTGGAAAGATGTCGTTTCCAAGCAGCTTTACTTGAAAGACAGGCGCAACGTGAATATTGGAGAAAACATTATCCAGATGCTGGTATATTCTAATTGTTGACAATTAGTAGTTTAGTAGATTGTAGTAATcaagaataagcagttctttcttattattatataagagaggtatataaaacacacgctgtAATAACgatttaaattgtatgataatttttgggattccgttgtttcttaatgttataatattatgtatagATTACACTAGAGAATTAAGGAATCCACAAAAAGGAATCTGCAATTTTGCGTAAtgttataaatgattctgttcctctttttgtatgttgtcattcattgatcccattacaatatcaatccttgcgcttcagcttccattaatttcgacgacactttgaatcttaacttactagtcttgtagtttatgtcatcttttaacaccgtatataatagtaatagatggacaatagttgaatcttgttccaacagatattaataaccatttaaattgtatgatgatctttgggattccattatttcttaatgttataatattacgtatatagattatactagagattctcctcatggatttaggaatccacagaaaggaatcagtagttttgcataatattataaatgattctgttcctctttttatatgttgtcattcattgatcctattacaatatcaatccttgcgcttcagcttccattaatttcgacgacactttaaatcttaacttactggtcttgtaatttatgtcatcttttaacaccgtatatattagtaatagatggacaatagttgaatcttgttccaacagaTATCAACCTCACAAATCTCAAGACTGGGTAGAATCGATTCATTGAATTCGTAAGGGTTTGCTGGTTATACGTCATTTAGTGTGATGTTCCATTTTTATGCCAAATACTAAACATTGTGCTGTCCAATTTAACTCAACTTTTTCAGGCTTTTATGGATATTTCCTTACAGcactttttttaaattacAAGGGCGTGTGGTCTAGTGGTATGATTCTCGCTTTGGGTAACTTTCGGCGTCAAAACTGAAAGACTAAGCATGCGAGAGGCCCTGGGTTCAATTCCCAGCTCGCcccttttttctcttaagagaaccaaattttttttttgtctgcTCTAATGAAGCATAATGAATATCCCAAGAACAGGTACCCACCGCCTGCAATCAGATGTTTGGCGGGCTAATACcaatttctcaaaatatTAGTACTGTTTCTCTTCAAGCATCATTTTAGCCTGTTGATTCTTGGCTAGCTtgaccaaaagaaaaggccACACGTTGACCTTCCTTGTGTCCTTATAATCTCGCATTtcttatttcaaaaataattgcACAACTCATGCCATGAAATCTTTATGACAATTCTTAACCGTGATCATGTTTCAATCACAGATTTGGACCTGTTCacgattttttcaaaactcaACGGATTATCAAAAATTGTGGTCTggtttcaagaaatctttgtt from Saccharomyces eubayanus strain FM1318 chromosome VIII, whole genome shotgun sequence includes the following:
- a CDS encoding DUP/COS family protein, giving the protein MILMAWLLIRVLSKKPNASPVPGNTALPKDTFESYFSYLLYEITQFPPFVLSFVVLIILIVSAENCNVHSFYVLLFVWLFIADFLGLGYSVFRFNAGSFDDNCDTKLLLEVITRKPAVKGKEWRTITYNMNQYLFDNGLWDTPYYFYSENNCYRYFINLIERKHLYSQSDTTAIGAQWDVLESETSEDAPKSYVSSSKSDLERCRFQAALLERQAQREYWRKHYPDAGIF